The Dendropsophus ebraccatus isolate aDenEbr1 chromosome 3, aDenEbr1.pat, whole genome shotgun sequence genome includes a region encoding these proteins:
- the LOC138786445 gene encoding olfactory receptor 6B9-like: MDISVFDLSSSRIKMSSNEWQFNLTTRPEFIFVGFSSTQNMHIVLFSIFLIIYILTFITNFLIIMTVKETPSLHTPMYIFIASLSMLEICYVSVTTPNMLSIFLAKTKKISFEGCMAQLYVFFSLGSSECFLLTLMAGDRYLAICYPLRYSSIMTTKVCQQLILLCFLSGFAASILTVTFVARLPFCGPNRINHFFCDYPPILTLSCIENNTTETIFFCLSWSIVLTCFFLTMVSYTCIVLTIFTSLRGHRKAFSTCISHLTVVSMFYGTVIFMYVRPKAKYDLNNDKVVSVVYSVVTPLLNPLIYSLRNKEFKVAVRNFKLRKLLVFFQ, from the exons ATGGACATATCCGTATTTGATCTTTCTTCAAGCAGGATAAAG ATGTCATCAAATGAATGGCAATTCAACCTAACCACCAGGCCTGAATTTATATTCGTAGGCTTTTCCTCTACACAAAATATGCATATTGTATTATTTTCAATATTCTTGATCATTTATATTTTGACATTTATAACTAATTTTCTTATCATCATGACAGTAAAAGAAACCCCCAGCCTTCATACACCCATGTACATTTTCATTGCCAGTCTTTCTATGCTTGAAATCTGCTACGTTTCTGTTACAACACCAAACATGCTATCCatttttttagccaaaactaAAAAGATCTCATTTGAAGGCTGCATGGCTCAGTTATATGTTTTCTTCTCACTTGGTTCTTCAGAATGTTTTCTCCTAACCTTGATGGCCGGAGATCGATATCTTGCCATTTGTTATCCTCTGAGGTACTCCTCTATAATGACAACAAAAGTTTGCCAGCAGTTAATACTTCTTTGCTTTCTTTCTGGATTTGCAGCTTCCATTTTGACCGTTACATTTGTTGCCCGATTACCGTTTTGTGGACCGAACAGAATAAATCACTTTTTTTGTGACTATCCCCCAATACTTACACTTtcttgtatagaaaataatacaaCAGAAACAATATTTTTCTGTCTTTCTTGGAGTATTGTGCTGACATGCTTCTTCCTGACCATGGTTTCCTATACTTGTATTGTTCTCACCATTTTCACTTCTCTACGTGGCCACAGGAAAGCATTTTCTACCTGTATTTCTCACTTGACTGTGGTATCTATGTTCTATGGAACAGTGATCTTTATGTATGTAAGACCTAAGGCCAAATATGATCTCAATAACGATAAAGTGGTCTCAGTGGTTTATTCAGTAGTGACTCCCTTGTTAAACCCTTTAATATACTCATTAAGAAATAAGGAGTTTAAAGTAGCAGTCCGAAATTTTAAATTGAGAAAATTGCTAGTGTTCTTTCAGTAG